From the Cyanobium sp. M30B3 genome, the window TCGGCGGCAGCCTGCAGGTGTTCGGCTTCTCCAGCGGCGCGGCGCTGCTGGTGAGTTTCGTGCTGTCGCTGGCCACGGCCGGCGCCCTGTGGGTGCAGCTGGAGCGGCTGATGGGCCAGGTGCAGGACGGCACCTTCAGCGCCGTGGATTTCGACAACTTCGACCAGTTCTTCTAGGCAGCCCGTTTTTTAGGCAGCCCAATTTTTTAGGCAGCCAAGTAGCCGTCCAGCATGCGCGACTGGGAGCGGATGCCCTCGAGGGCCTTGCGCTCCAGGTTGCGGGCCTTGTCGCGGCTCATGCCCAGGGTCTTGGCGATCGAGCTGAGGCTCATCGGTTCGAGCATGCCGGTGCCGTCGTTGTCGATGCCGTAACGCATCTGCAGCACCCGCCCCTGCAGCTCCGGCAGCTGCTCCAGCAGCGCCCGCAGGTCCCCCTTCAGGCACTCCCCATCCAGGCGCTCCTCCGGCAGCTCCCCATCCCCCGCCAGCAGGTCCAGCAGTTCCGTGTCCTCCCCGTCACCCACCTTCGTCTCCAGGCTCACCGGCTGGCGCGCGCGGCACAGCAGGTCCTTCACCTCCTCCTCCGGCAGCTCCACCGCTTCGGCCAGTTCCGTCACCGTCGGCGTGCGCCCCAGCAGCTGGCTCAGCTCCCGCTGACCCTTCTTCAGCTTGTTCAGCGTCTCGGTGATGTGGATCGGCAACCGGATCGTGCGGCTCTTCTCGGCGATCGCCCGCGTGATCCCCTGGCGGATCCACCAGTACGCATACGTCGAAAACTTGTAGC encodes:
- a CDS encoding RpoD/SigA family RNA polymerase sigma factor is translated as MVRSYLRDIGRVPLLTHEQEITLGRQVQELVAIEELEQELTMRAGGTAPSQEELAAAAGLSEQVLRKRVRAGRRAKERMVAANLRLVVSVAKKYTKRNMELLDLIQEGTIGLVRGVEKFDPTRGYKFSTYAYWWIRQGITRAIAEKSRTIRLPIHITETLNKLKKGQRELSQLLGRTPTVTELAEAVELPEEEVKDLLCRARQPVSLETKVGDGEDTELLDLLAGDGELPEERLDGECLKGDLRALLEQLPELQGRVLQMRYGIDNDGTGMLEPMSLSSIAKTLGMSRDKARNLERKALEGIRSQSRMLDGYLAA